AAGAAATTGGCGGTGTGTTGCCTTGCATGAAAAGTCTATCTTCTAAGCTTCCTTTTGCCATGTATTCATAAACAAGGATCCCAAATTCTGGACAAGCTCCAAGAAGAAGCACCATGTTAGGATGCCTTATGCAGCTCAACACTTCAACCTGCAAAAGAAACATTTAAACATATGTTTAGGCATGCAGTTTTGAACCGAACGAAGCCGAACCAAAAATTTTCGGTTAGTGAGTTTGATTCATTTCAGcaggtttataaaaaaactttgattttcggtttggtttggttcggtaaTCAGTAGTTCggtttttcaaaaaagaattgttaaccaaattttgaatcgaattaaccaaaattttgaactgaATAAACCGACCTAACCGAAAATACTCGAATTTAACCAAATTTTTAACGACatataatcaaacaaaaaaactttggttaattttggtaaaaattttaaaaaccaaactaccaaaatacataatcaaacttTTTCCTGTTCAGTTCAGAAGATTTTGCTCGAACCAGCTACCTAAATTTCGAACTACCCGAACCCGCATGCGATATGTTTGTGTAAAGATGAAAACACTTTTgtaagaatgtttttttattacctCTTTTTGAAACTGTGATCTTCCTTGAGCTGCATCAGGACGTAGAACTTTAACAGCAACACTTGTGTGATCAAGATAGCCTCTAAAGACAGGACCATAGCCTCCTTCTCCAACTTTTTTAGACTCGTCAAAATTTGAAGTGGCTTCTTCTATTTCTTCAACAGTGTATTTCCTATACCGAACAAATCCATGAGAGAATGAATCTGATTCTTTCAAAGCCGTCATTTCTACAGTTACTCTTCTCTTAGCTTCCACTTCTGCTAATCTCTTTGCAGCTTCTGCAGCTTCCAAGGCTGCTTTGGCTTTAGCTCTCTCCTTTTCCACTATTGACATTGCTGCTTCCTCTGAACTCTTTGCTTCTTCTAACCTTCTTTCCTCTTCAGTTCTGAGCTTTTGCAGCGCCGATGCCTAAAATATCAGAAAAACAACATTCAGTTTACATGTATTAGTCTCCTTCCACTACAATAAACAGGAGTTGTAGAGTTCAATGCCTAGTGTATTTTATTACCTGTTGTCTAGCACTTAAAGCTTCTTTGCAGGCTGTACTATACATATCCATGGTTTGTTTGAGCTCTAGACGCAGCCTCTtcatttcagcttcaatatcATCCtgcaacaaaacaaacaaacaaacacacatctAAGCAAACATTCTAAATGAAATCCTTATGTTGATTCTGGAAGTAAATCTCAATAAAATGCCACATCTTTGGGCCGGACAAATCTTTAGTAGATTATGATTTTTCCTAAATGGAAAATGAAAATTAGGTTTTGAGGTTGTATAAATTCATTCACATGATAAATGTATATATCCTAAAACGGGTATTTGCCTCTCTAAgtattctttgttttcttcgtgAATAATTCACGTTCTTCACAACATtttaagagaacaaaaaaaaagtgaaggATCTTGAGTAAAACTACTAGTACTAACCACGCCTTGAGATGAATATGAAGATGTTCCACCACTCTCTTCAGAGAATGTAGATGATTCATTAGGGAAACTAGGATCACTGAACTTAAACTCTGAGCTTGTTGACATTCTTGAACTCCTTCCAGATTCAGGAAAATCGTGAGTGAAGGAAGAGCGGTCAACGCTTGGTCTCCCTGAGCTGATGAAGGAAATGTCATGAGAGTCTCTATGTGAAGATGGACTGATGAATGAAAGGTCGCTATCTGAATCATATAAGTCTCCATATTGTTTGCCTTGTCGTCTCACTAACGGTgatctacaaaaaaatataagatgttcAAAATATTTTAGACCCAATGTTTACTAGAATGATTTGTATAGGCCTAGTGACTAGGTGGATTATTGGGACTAGACCTCAAcgaattatttgtttatttattatatattatatattttaatttattaagtttatttataaaattattttgatgaattataaCAAATAgatatacaaaaacaaaataaaaaaaacttgtggACTTACACAACTGCtttacataaatttaaatcaaattacaCCAACTTAAACTACATTAACcgatttaaaatgatttaaactgttttaattagattttttaacaTTGTTTTCGATTATGACCGATTTGTTGTTTAGGCCTATACGCTAAACCGATTTCTTTAGAACATTGACCAAAGACATCATTTTAATTGCTTCAGATGTCCTTACCTTATAGAATCATATTCAACTGATCGACGAGGCCTGGATGGCGTACTACCTGTTTGCAAAAACCAATGAAACACATAATAAGAACAGATTCTgagaatacattttttttttaaggaagtAATCAAACCTGCAGACTGGCTATGATCATGGTGTTTTGGTGCTTTCTCAGGAGTGGTAGGGTGTTGATTGTCAAACTCAGAGAGCTGCTTTGAACTTTTATAAGGAGCAGGACGAGATGCATTTCTTACTGAAGCAATCTTGCCTTTTGAAATGACATAAACATTGCAGAAATCTGGAGCTTGCTTTGATAGAGTTGTTGGCAAATCCGTTTTGAATCGCCTGCTCggagaatattatatatattcaagACTTTGTTACAAAACATGAAAGAAGAAAGACTATAATATATACCTCATGAAGCCATTACGTGATGCAGCTCCAACGACTAGGTTTTCTATTGCGGAAGATGAAACAAATTCGGTAATGGCTCTCACTTTATCTATGTCTTCAAGTAATATGTCTTGACAGTTTATCTGCtccaagaaatatataaaaaaattgttaaaagatCCAAACCCTAAAAGCATAGGGTTTGATTGTCAACACCTCTTTACGGGAACAGTAACAGTGGAAGGACACGAAGAGATCTTGAGCTAACTTCTCTGATTCCTGCTTCTGCTGTGGTGTTGCTTCTGCAATATCTACagcataaaaaaacaaaacttagggTTCTTTCCGTCAAGAAGAACCCTAATAAATGATGAAtgtgagaagtgtttagaacctgaagaagaagaagaatgtgatTTGGAGAGGACATGAATGAGAGAGATGGTTTGGCCACGAGAAGCAAGATTTTCGATGGTCCATTTAAGAGCATGTTGGCTTCCTTTGTCTTTGTCTATTGCAACTGCTACTGAACCTTTTcctgtttctttctttcctcCGTTATTTGCTTTTGGTAGCCACATTATTTCTCTtctatatatttacttatcctTTTGAGAAATAATAACAAACAAAAGGATGGAAAAGAACAAATATCCTTTGAGAGAAAAAACTTCACTTGGatttcagaaaatgaaaaaaaaatgttaaaaagttttgattttgtaaTGGGTTAGAGGATTTCCTCTTTTCTAACGGTTGTTATTTAAGGGGTTTTTTTTGGCTGATAATCTAATTTCAGATAGATTATAGTACAAACTCATTTGTTTGGTTTGACCTTTTTCTAATATTGAAAAGTGTAACAGATGGTGTAAATTTAAACGATCACATCTCTCTTTAATCACCTCTAGAAACTTGCCTTGCATTGGACGGTAGGTAGAAACAAAAATACTTTCTGGAtcctaaatattttaataatgtaCTTTTACTACAACATGAAACTGGATTAACGTGTATTTAATCTTTTCATGTTATCGCATAAAAGAAATCTTataatctcttttcttttatcaACTAAATCTTATAATCTCTATACTCCTAAAAGAAAATTGTATACTCAGAGTAGTGCCTATGTGTTAAGAAAAGAGGCAGCTGCCTCAGGCCTCTCTTCGTATTGTTAATTTTGGGATCTCATTTTTTCAATCAATTGGTctaaaaatctttatatatgtctacttttattaatatttttctacaaattTAATTGTATCATTCTTTTCCGgtctaaattatatatatagttttagctTTTGAATATTCACTTATTTATTGTTTGTTgtgtatgttttattttctacatacttttatcatattttttttattcatttggtATTACAATGTTGGATACTTTTATAACTTTGAAATTacagttttaatttatttttattagcaTGGGTGTGATTTTTTTGGATCATCATTCTTTGAATACATGTAAACAAtctgaataaatatttttcattaactattttcatatttatgtttactaacttcacaatctatactattaaaagggaagcattcttaaaaaatctacttatgcaAGGTTGTTTGGACCTATTAGTTAGACTAACACCATATAATTCAGCCTATTTTTAAGCCAAAGTAATATTTCATACATCAACTCATAATTTCCTTAATGTACAAAAAGAGATATTGTAACTAACAACGATATTTTacgtaaatattttattattattttcttaatacagAAAATAACTTAAGGAGATAGTCATAACAAACGGATTAATATTAATGTACATATTTTTGGACCCTACATATAGATTATCGAACATATGATGCGTACctttgtattaaaaatttaacaatattCATTGCACTTTTTAAGTGATATGTTATTCATGTATTTCTTGACtctttttatgaaatgttatcacaaatttaatatctgaaattgaaaactatatcaatactaaaataattggttttataataatgtaaatTGATAGTTGTAactatgatataaatatatgcgaggaaaattcatttttaaaattgatagttTGTGTGTTAATGacaatgttttgaaaaccgAACGGGACACTGATTCAACATTGCACCTTGGTCAATGGCCGGACCAGTTTAATCGGTTTAACcgcttaattttaatttaattttaaattaagtaactatatatatgtaaagagACGGGGCTGAGACACCAACATGTTTCAGGTTCGATCCACCTGCTGAGCGAAACTAAGTCACAATTATCTTGGTCACCTAACACGGATATGGGTCCATGCTTTAGGGCCTATTTGAATACCCGGAGAGAGGGTCTATCCTTGGGGATTAGTCTCGGTCTCTCCATGGGCCTAGGATACCCCcaggttaatcaaaaaaaaaaaagtataactataaattaattttgatataagTTTATAtcaatgttatattttaaaaatgatatgaaaaataaaattcaaaattcaaaaactaaaactaatttatttatatatgtagtagaaaacaatattaaattttgatgaaaTCTTATTATAATttgcaaatttttttattttttaacttgaaTTTGCGAAAACTGGGTTTTAATATTGAACTAGATCCGATTTAACTCAAATTCAGTTTTTAGCACAACTCGAAACCAGTTAGAAGAGCGAGTCATGATCCGACTGGTTCGATCGTACGGTCCGAtcagattttcaaaacattggtTAATACagttcaataattaaaatatatatttttaataatgaatATCTTTACTACTAGAAACATACATATCATCTTTAAATCTATTTCAAACAAATCTCacactataaaaaataaaaaataataaaaacattaaaaatcaatagttataatgtgaaacaaaaaaattatactagatttaaaattttttaaaatttcaaatccgCGCTTcttaagcgcgggtcaaaatgtAGTAAGTTTTATTAAACCCCCAATTTTTAGAAGAGTTATTTTCACTCTAGGGCAGTTTTAAGTTTTCTATTACACTTTAGAGCAGTTGTTGCTCCTTAGACACTTTTTTCTAACTTTCTTCTAACTTGTTCTCTTCTTTTCTAACTAAAGTATAATTTAGTTATAATTAAGTGGACCCACTCAATATTTCATCTCttcattattttttgtaaccacGTAAGCAATTgtgtaaccatataataaaaacatcgGTGATAGAAACGGCTTGGCCGGAAGCTGTCGAAGAGCTTCCTCCTTCACGCCGTGCTCCCCAACTAATCCGCCTCGCTCTGTGACagtaataaaaagaagaagcaagattTACGTTTTTATCGTAGAAACAAAATCAGTTAGAGCTTGAAATCGTGTCTTATATGatattatacatgtttaaaggtATAATAggcaagaagaaaaaaaacggaTGATTAAGATGACGATAATGGCTGGCGGCCATAGAGGAAAATTGCAGAAAACCCTAATTGATTTTGGGGAAGATGAagttaaaattactaaaatacctttcattaaaaatgatttatatgtaCATGATATGTTGTACATACAAATACaatatccacatgtacaacgATTCATATGTACATGAAACGAGACATCCCTTGTTTAGGTTCCACGTTGATTATGATTTCCTGGAGGAGCATACCTAAATGGTTTTCCTCATGCAATCCATAAAGATATATAACATACATTTGTAAGTTATAACATTTGTACATTTAAATAGCATTCAAATGTACACACATATCGTTGTCTTCTTGTACAACGACTCACATGTACACCGGTGTATACTAGTATGTTTTTCATATATGTACATCGATGTGTACATACAAAAATTGTTCAtgtgtacttttttttttgtaacactgttCATGTGTACATATATGATTTATTCGAATAAAGTAAACAAATTCCATGTTGCATTTTTGTTGTTATGTACATCTTGTTCATGTACACGAGTATATTGAGTAACCACATGAATATGATCTTGGCATCTTGTtcagtgtacatgtgtacatgaGAAGACGAAAAGAATCTAAATGTACATCGTGCAAACAATGTATTTATTGTGTTAACACTATCTACATTATGTTAACATTGGTGTGAATTCTAAAAGTCGTAGAAGCTTAATTTTTTAGATAGAAAATCTACAAAAAGTTGTATATCAGAATCATCAATGTGTACACATATATTCATTGTCCACATATACACTATTTTACAAGGACCAAAAGTGAAAATTAAAGAAACTTCATCTCAAAGTTCAACAATGGCGATCAATATCTCGATGCAACAGCGGCTTCGCTTTATAGTCCACCGGAGGTAACAGAGAGAGGCTAAGATCACGGCAAAGACGTAACATACGTCATCCACCGGACTTGAGACACCGCAAAAGATAAGTCCCGTGGAAAAAAGGAGACTGTGGCGGTGGAGTTCGTTGTGGCTGTGATTTGCGGTGTATAATAAACATAGCTTGACATATCTCAAAAGATagattgaataataaagatattgattataaacatattttattaaaagaatgTTCTGAAAAAACAAcattgattttacaaaaaaagatcGAAGAACTGAAGGAAaagaaacgaagaagaaaatacATGGGACCCACATTCTTTTATTTAGTTAGTTTATGACTAGAAAATGAGTTTGGTTAGAAAAAACTGCCTTAGTAGCACAAACTGCCTTATAGTATAATATTAAAACTTGAAATTGTCTCTTAgtgtaatatttctttttagaaTTGTCTTAGGCCCCATATGGTCTAGGCACGACACTGATGATACTATGGCATATTAGTTATTTTGTCACtgtattttcaaaaagaaaattacctTTCAATAATGATATATTGGTCAAACCATTTTCTGGCAATCTCCAGCTATATGGCCGACTTTTCCAGAGCTGTAACATGTTCCCTGTTCTCGGCAAACTTGAGCTATATGGCTGACTTTTCCACAGCTCTAACATGTTCCTTGTTCTTGGCAATCTCAAGCTAGAtgaccaagttttttttttttttttacagtaaaaaaaataaaaaaaaattaaaaaaaaaaagagtttttttacAGTTTTGACATTTTCCCTTTTATTGGCAATCTAGAGCTATATGATCACCACCAAGACACCAATACCTGTGATGACCCTTCATGCTACATTGACAACAATATATTTGGTTAAGCTTATACATGTATCATTTAAATCGagtttataaacgttttaaaatgATATGTTATTTATCAGAGTACAAAAAACCTGAATATACATTAGTTCCTTTCTCCACTGTTTCTTCTTCCAAACATTCTTTTGTTTGTGGTGTGGAAGTAACATTTCAAGGTCCATAGTCACCATCTCCTATCAAGTTGCAAATGTCCGAACATTCCACTAAGCTACACACACACAAAGCAACAACAAGAGTACTCATGAACTCCTGACTCCTCTAGGTTAAAGATTCATGCTGAACAACAAACTTTATTCACTTCTCTGCGTTTTTGGATTTGGGTCGTTGTATCCTCTGTTTCTTGCTGTCTTCACCAGAAACATTTCCGGTACATTCGATAGCGTCTCACCATCttgcggaggaggaggaagaatcTCTGCAGAAGCTACGGACACTGAAGCCATAATCGTGGCTGCTATGGCCCCAAACGCCGCTGTGGATATACAAACTGTCGCTGCAGCCGATTTAGTCACCCAGCAGCTATGACACTGATATCTACTACTTCGGTTGTTCAATAGATTCAAACGGTAGAGAGAAGGATACAGAGTGTGTGTTATCATTACTTAACTGGTTCTTTTGATCTCATCAGATTCTCTGCGTCTTGTTTTCGCGACAAGGTTAACCTAGTGGTTCTTGTTGAACACTCTATCTTGTTTAGACACTTGTCAATATCTGGTGGCTTGGAATTTAGAAACTTTTCAGACTTCCACGTATGCCAGAATCTTATGCTTACATGACACAATCACACACAATTTAAAACAGTAGTAATTAACCATAAGACTAATTCAAGAACCAAATAACTATGATTGCAACTTACAAATGTGATTACAGTTTCCTCAAAAcagaaaagacaaaaaagtGGAAGAGAATCAAAAGACAAACACTCTATCTCTATCTTACTTTTCTTGCAAGAAACAAGTTAACGTAACTGTATATGTTACACTATTGCCATTCCCAAATCAGAAATGGCAATTTTACAAGAATACAATATAAATTACTATAAATAGAAACAAGTGAGGGACGTGTGTGTGCGTGTGTATAGTATATAATCATAAGATCACCCAAccaaaccacatcaaatctactGACCTTGAGACTCGAGACGCTCTCATCTTTGAAGAAGACTCGactttgctcttcttcttcttcttctgcttcttctgaAAATCAAGTCTCACTCTGGGCACATGTTAAATACAAACCTAAGCTAAATGCATCATTAGTCTCTAACTGCCTTGtcttaatcttcttcttcaataagATAACGATCAAGTTGTTGGAGCTCTCAGTGAAAGGGGCAACATATCTTGTTACCTTTGAGAGAAAGGAACTTTGATTTGATCTTTCCAAATGTACAAGTTTTGATTACCCTGATCCTCCAGCGACTTCCGCAGCTCTCTGTCTCATCATTTCCATCACAGCTGCTCTTCGCCTTGAATCTGATTGCTGCTGTAATCTTCTCAGATGCTCCTTCAGGTCACTgaatgaaagagagagagagagagagaatatcACAACCATCATCAACACAAAATTCAAATGAACCAAAGTGGTTTGATGTATTTCATGGATCATCATAAAGTC
The sequence above is drawn from the Brassica napus cultivar Da-Ae unplaced genomic scaffold, Da-Ae ScsIHWf_2718;HRSCAF=3482, whole genome shotgun sequence genome and encodes:
- the LOC106381537 gene encoding U-box domain-containing protein 52-like isoform X1; translated protein: MWLPKANNGGKKETGKGSVAVAIDKDKGSQHALKWTIENLASRGQTISLIHVLSKSHSSSSSDIAEATPQQKQESEKLAQDLFVSFHCYCSRKEINCQDILLEDIDKVRAITEFVSSSAIENLVVGAASRNGFMRRFKTDLPTTLSKQAPDFCNVYVISKGKIASVRNASRPAPYKSSKQLSEFDNQHPTTPEKAPKHHDHSQSAGLITSLKKKCILRICSYYVFHWFLQTGSTPSRPRRSVEYDSIRSPLVRRQGKQYGDLYDSDSDLSFISPSSHRDSHDISFISSGRPSVDRSSFTHDFPESGRSSRMSTSSEFKFSDPSFPNESSTFSEESGGTSSYSSQGVDDIEAEMKRLRLELKQTMDMYSTACKEALSARQQASALQKLRTEEERRLEEAKSSEEAAMSIVEKERAKAKAALEAAEAAKRLAEVEAKRRVTVEMTALKESDSFSHGFVRYRKYTVEEIEEATSNFDESKKVGEGGYGPVFRGYLDHTSVAVKVLRPDAAQGRSQFQKEVEVLSCIRHPNMVLLLGACPEFGILVYEYMAKGSLEDRLFMQGNTPPISWQLRFRIAAEIATGLLFLHQTKPEPIVHRDLKPANVLLDYNYVSKISDVGLARLVPAVAENVTQYRVTSAAGTFCYIDPEYQQTGMLGVKSDVYSLGIMLLQILTGKQPMGLTYYVEQAIEEGRLKDMLDPAVPDWPMEEAMSLAKLSLQCAELRRKDRPDLGKEILPELNRLRDIGEESLGNVINAGSHGNSANTSQVSISSSSDPFVTSSESLPEESQS
- the LOC106381537 gene encoding U-box domain-containing protein 52-like isoform X2, which translates into the protein MWLPKANNGGKKETGKGSVAVAIDKDKGSQHALKWTIENLASRGQTISLIHVLSKSHSSSSSDIAEATPQQKQESEKLAQDLFVSFHCYCSRKEINCQDILLEDIDKVRAITEFVSSSAIENLVVGAASRNGFMRRFKTDLPTTLSKQAPDFCNVYVISKGKIASVRNASRPAPYKSSKQLSEFDNQHPTTPEKAPKHHDHSQSAGSTPSRPRRSVEYDSIRSPLVRRQGKQYGDLYDSDSDLSFISPSSHRDSHDISFISSGRPSVDRSSFTHDFPESGRSSRMSTSSEFKFSDPSFPNESSTFSEESGGTSSYSSQGVDDIEAEMKRLRLELKQTMDMYSTACKEALSARQQASALQKLRTEEERRLEEAKSSEEAAMSIVEKERAKAKAALEAAEAAKRLAEVEAKRRVTVEMTALKESDSFSHGFVRYRKYTVEEIEEATSNFDESKKVGEGGYGPVFRGYLDHTSVAVKVLRPDAAQGRSQFQKEVEVLSCIRHPNMVLLLGACPEFGILVYEYMAKGSLEDRLFMQGNTPPISWQLRFRIAAEIATGLLFLHQTKPEPIVHRDLKPANVLLDYNYVSKISDVGLARLVPAVAENVTQYRVTSAAGTFCYIDPEYQQTGMLGVKSDVYSLGIMLLQILTGKQPMGLTYYVEQAIEEGRLKDMLDPAVPDWPMEEAMSLAKLSLQCAELRRKDRPDLGKEILPELNRLRDIGEESLGNVINAGSHGNSANTSQVSISSSSDPFVTSSESLPEESQS